The sequence CAGAGGTGCCCCGCTTGATTCAGGAGGCGGCAGCGCTGGCATCATCGCCAATTGTTACGCTCGCCGGAATGCTTCCATCACTTACAGGTTTGGGCGCGCAGCCTACACTTGTAAATAAGTCGATCAGCACCGGCCACGGCGCCACAGTTTGCGCGATGTATTTCAACACTGCGGCGATGATTGAAGCATTGGGTTTGGATTGGTCGGATTTACATGTGGGCGTTCTTGGTTATGGCTCAATCGGCCGTTCAAGCCTGGAGCTATGCCTGGCTAAGCTTGGTAAACCTCGAAAGGTCAGCCTCTGTGATCCGAAGTTAGACAACGGCGTGCTCAACCTTGACGAGTGTGACCTGATTCTTGGTGCGACGAGTGGGGGAGCCACGTTGGTTGTGGATGCACTCAAGCCTGGTGCGGTGGTCTTAGATGACAGTTTCCCTCAAGCATTCAAGACTGAGGATGCCAAGAGCCGAATGAATGAACACGGAGATGTACTTTTGCTCGGCGGCGGCGCTTTTGACCTCGGCGTGCTCGACAGATGGTCACCTTTTGCACAAGCATCAAATTTACGTAAACTCTACGGGGAAAGCTGGGTACCGGGTTGTCAGGCGGAAGCGATATTGCTTTCAGTCTTTCCTGAACTTGGACCGACCCAGGGGCCGGTGACGTTGGAGCGAGCATTGGTGATTTTAGAGGCGATTGAAAAACTTGGTTGGTGTGCTCCACCGCCACATCTGGGGCCTTGGGTGGTGCCAGACGCTTTGGTCAAGAAGGTTAAAGATATGCCTCGGAGTCGTACAAAATGAAAAACGTGTTGCTGACAGGAGCGAGCCGGGGAATTGGGCTCGCTTTGGGGCGGGCGATGACTGGTTCCGGTTGGAAAGTCTGGGGAACGTGCCGAAGAGATGCGGACCTTGTGAGTGAGGCCGGTGTGACGCCGATTCATCTCGACATCCAGAGTGGCCAGAATTTCGATGGTATTCGTGACAATATCTTGGAGTATACTGAGAGCCTGGATTTGATTATCCATAACGCGGCTTTGAGTTCCACAAATGACGTTGTACCGGCCAGTCAGAGTAACCTGACCTTTGGAACTTTGGACTCTGAGGGTCTCATCAACTATTTGTCGGTGAATGCATTGGCGCCTTTGATGCTTACGCAATCACTTTTGCCGCTCTTGCGAAAAGGTGAGTCGCCAACGGTGATGTGTGTTTCAACCCGCAAGGCAGCCATTACAAATGTGGTTAGCGGTGGGAATTATGGATACCGCGGAAGTAAATCTCTCTTTAATATGTGGATGCGCTTGATGGCCGTCGACCTCAAAGAAGAGGGCATTTTGGTTTATGGCGTCCATCCAGGCCATGTGAGAACACGCATGGGCGGTGAGAAAGCCCCATTGAGCCCAGAAGAATCAGCTCAAGGTCTCATGGGATTGCTCAAGACAACAACTATGGAAAAATCGGGAGCCTTCCTTCGGCTCGACGGTACAGCTCATGCTTGGTAACCGGTCAATTTCGTAGATTCTGTATTGATACCATTTGAATTTCCCAGTAACGCCCATAAGTCTCAAATCGAAATTCATTCGAGCCTGCTTAAATAATCACTTATTAAGTCCTTTCTCCCGGGCAGAATATGCAATTACGTCTATTAAATATGGCAGCTTATTGGTCTCGAATCCCAGGCGTGACTATAACTTGAAGTGAAGACCACTGGGTTCAAGGTGGACGGGAAGTGTGACGATGGGTCAGGGAATTGAATTGATGTTGGTTGGGATGGGCACAGTGTTTGCCTTTCTCACGCTTCTGGCCTTTGCCATGGAGTTTACCGGGCGATTTTTAAGCTCGGTCTTACCGGATACTGAGGTATCGACTTCTCAGAGTATACAGGTCGCTCAAGGCGCAGTGGATTCAGAGATTGCTTTGGCAATCGCTGCCGCACACAGGTTTCGTGAGGGTGGAGGGCAATAAACATGGCTAAGAAACAAGTATCTGTCATGAACACGGCTTTTAGAGATGGTTTTCAGTCTGTCTTTGGAGCGCGTGTATTTACGAAAGATTTTCTGCCTGCAGTTGAAGCTGCTGCGGATGCTGGATTTACGCATTTCGAGGCGGGTGGTGGTGCGCGTTACCAGGCGCTCTATCTTTATTGCCAGGAATCAGCATTCGATATGATGGATGCTTTTCGTAAAACGGTTGGGCCCGATGCGAATCTTCAAACCTTGGCGCGGGGCGTCAATGTGGTGGGTCTCGATTCGCAATCCAGTGACATCATCGACTTGCATGCGAAGTTATTTAAGAAGCATGGCATGACGACCATTCGAAATTTCGATGCATTAAACGATGTTCGCAATTTGAGTTTCAGTGGCCAGTGCATCGCCGATGCCGGTTTGAATCATGAAGTTGTTGTAACACTTATGGAGCTACCTCCTGGTTGTGAAGGTGCCCATACTGCGGAGTTTTACAGTGATTGTCTGAGAAACATTCTAGATGAGGGTATTCCCTTTAGCTCTGTCTGTTTTAAGGATGCATCTGGAACCTCGGTGCCGAGTAAAGTTTACGAGTCCATTAAGCAGGCGCGCAAAATGCTTCCTGAGGGGACACATCTGCGTCTACACACTCACGATACGGCGGGTATTGCCGTGATGCAGTACAAGGCAGCCCTAGATGCAGGAGCTGATGGTATCGATTTGGCCATGAAGCCGATGTCGGGTGGTACCTCTCAGCCCGACTTTGCGACGATGTGGCATGCGCTGCGTGGAACCGACTATGACCTTGGACTAGATATCGAAAAAGTGCTTGCTGCGGAAGAAGTTGCGAAGGATTGCTTGAAAGATTATTTCATGCCGCCAGAGGCTTTAGCGGTGGAACCGTTGATACCATTTTTCCCCGTGCCGGGCGGTGCGCTTACGGCAAACACCCAGATGATGCGCGACAACAACATGATGGAACGCTATCCCGCAGTGGTGGCGAAGATGGGCGAAGTGGTTCGGCGAGGTGGCTTTGGTACCTCGGTAACGCCTGTGTCTCAGTTCTATTTTCAGCAGGCCTTCAACAATGAAATCTTTGGTCCATGGAAACGCATCGCTGAAGGTTACGGAAAAATGGTCTTGGGCTATTTTGGGAAAACACCTGTGGAGCCAGATGCGGAAATTGTAGCTTTGGCGGCTGAGCAGCTCAAGCTTG comes from Deltaproteobacteria bacterium and encodes:
- a CDS encoding oxaloacetate decarboxylase, which encodes MGQGIELMLVGMGTVFAFLTLLAFAMEFTGRFLSSVLPDTEVSTSQSIQVAQGAVDSEIALAIAAAHRFREGGGQ
- a CDS encoding SDR family oxidoreductase, whose amino-acid sequence is MKNVLLTGASRGIGLALGRAMTGSGWKVWGTCRRDADLVSEAGVTPIHLDIQSGQNFDGIRDNILEYTESLDLIIHNAALSSTNDVVPASQSNLTFGTLDSEGLINYLSVNALAPLMLTQSLLPLLRKGESPTVMCVSTRKAAITNVVSGGNYGYRGSKSLFNMWMRLMAVDLKEEGILVYGVHPGHVRTRMGGEKAPLSPEESAQGLMGLLKTTTMEKSGAFLRLDGTAHAW
- a CDS encoding biotin attachment protein — protein: MAKKQVSVMNTAFRDGFQSVFGARVFTKDFLPAVEAAADAGFTHFEAGGGARYQALYLYCQESAFDMMDAFRKTVGPDANLQTLARGVNVVGLDSQSSDIIDLHAKLFKKHGMTTIRNFDALNDVRNLSFSGQCIADAGLNHEVVVTLMELPPGCEGAHTAEFYSDCLRNILDEGIPFSSVCFKDASGTSVPSKVYESIKQARKMLPEGTHLRLHTHDTAGIAVMQYKAALDAGADGIDLAMKPMSGGTSQPDFATMWHALRGTDYDLGLDIEKVLAAEEVAKDCLKDYFMPPEALAVEPLIPFFPVPGGALTANTQMMRDNNMMERYPAVVAKMGEVVRRGGFGTSVTPVSQFYFQQAFNNEIFGPWKRIAEGYGKMVLGYFGKTPVEPDAEIVALAAEQLKLEPTKRNPREINDEDPKKGIAVATKRLQDEGLEVNDENIFVVSTCLDKGVAFLKGESEIGVRKIDKSKPAAASAGSDHMSVQVAGKSYDVKFEDGKAVVNGIAYDYNVGEAGEASPAAGSSGAATEVKAELAARVFKLETSVGAKVNEGDLLLVVEALKMEIEVRSPVTGVIQALPFAVGNQVAVGDTLAAIAAG